The following proteins come from a genomic window of Chitinispirillales bacterium ANBcel5:
- the epmA gene encoding EF-P lysine aminoacylase EpmA codes for MHKGDGCAHHIHLLTPDMSHHFTIQSAKLRASVLAHIREFFRQRDVLEVDTPLLSHGTSTDCYLDIFETRFHPGGYNDSDKSTTLYLQTSPELLMKRLLAQGFPDIFQICKVFRNGEWGQNHNHEFTMLEWYRKEMSMEELIGEIAELCISVLGKREVKCVSYQDIFRLSTGIDPLETSVEELLNYCSDKNRPPPDCLEKCDLLNYMMTEFVEPSMEKEVLLFVHNFPAPLAAMAKLNPQNPDTALRFELFHQGLEICNGYEELADCDEQYKRMVQDNNKRLKLNKPKLPVDKRFIESIKHLPPCSGVALGVDRLLMLASNSSTIESVLPYIHKEC; via the coding sequence ATGCATAAAGGGGATGGATGTGCTCACCACATCCATCTTCTCACTCCTGATATGTCACACCACTTTACCATTCAATCGGCAAAACTACGAGCTTCGGTTTTAGCTCACATAAGGGAATTCTTCAGGCAAAGAGATGTTCTGGAGGTCGATACCCCACTGCTTTCCCATGGTACATCAACCGACTGTTATCTGGACATTTTTGAAACCAGGTTTCACCCCGGTGGGTACAACGATTCTGATAAAAGCACCACCCTGTATCTGCAAACCTCTCCCGAACTGCTCATGAAACGCCTCCTTGCTCAGGGCTTCCCCGATATTTTCCAGATCTGTAAGGTTTTCAGAAACGGTGAATGGGGTCAAAACCATAACCATGAGTTTACGATGCTTGAGTGGTACAGAAAAGAGATGAGCATGGAAGAGCTAATTGGGGAGATTGCGGAGTTATGTATCTCTGTGCTTGGAAAAAGAGAAGTGAAGTGTGTCAGCTACCAGGATATTTTCAGGCTCAGTACCGGTATAGATCCACTTGAAACATCAGTGGAAGAGTTGCTTAACTATTGCTCCGATAAAAACAGACCCCCGCCGGACTGCCTGGAAAAGTGTGACCTTTTAAATTACATGATGACTGAGTTTGTGGAGCCATCAATGGAAAAAGAGGTGCTTCTTTTTGTGCACAATTTCCCTGCTCCACTGGCGGCCATGGCTAAACTTAATCCCCAAAACCCTGACACAGCGCTGCGTTTTGAACTTTTTCACCAGGGCCTTGAGATCTGTAACGGATATGAGGAACTTGCCGACTGCGACGAACAGTATAAAAGAATGGTACAGGATAACAATAAGCGCCTGAAACTTAACAAACCCAAACTGCCTGTTGATAAGAGGTTTATAGAATCGATAAAGCATCTGCCTCCCTGTTCCGGTGTAGCGCTTGGCGTGGACAGATTACTAATGCTTGCCTCCAATTCCTCCACTATCGAATCGGTGCTTCCCTATATCCATAAAGAGTGCTGA